The genomic region TTAGGATTAGTGGGATATGGTTATTGGTATTTCAACCGAATTTCCACGATCGCAGGGCATACTGGGGAAGTTAATACGATTGATTTCAGTCCAGACGGACAGAAGTTTGCTAGCGGTAGCGACGACAAAACGATTAAAATTTGGAATTTTAGCGATCGCCGAGAACTCAATACCCTTAAAGGTCATACCAACTGGGTTTACTCTGTCGCTATTAGCCCAGATAGTCAAACTCTAGTCAGTGGCAGTAAAGATAATACAGTCAAAGTTTGGAACTTGAATACGGGACGGGAACTTCGTAGCCTCAAGGGTCATGCTAGCTATGTTGATACCGTTGCCATTAGCCCAGACGGTCAAAGATTTGCTAGTGGGAGTTATGACAAAACAATTAAAATCTGGAACTTCAAGACAGGAGAGGAACTTCGCACTTTGAGGGGTCATGCTGCTGAAGTTTTGTCCGTTGCCATTAGCCCAGATGGTTTAAAGCTTGCCAGCAGTAGTACAGATAGAACGATCAAAATCTGGAATTTCCATACAGGACAGGAAATTTTCACCCTCAGAGGGCATACAGGCGATGTTAACTCCCTCGCCTTTAGTCCGACTGGTCAAGAACTGGCAAGCGTCAGTGACGATCGCTCGATCAAAATTTGGAATCCCAACACGGGACGAGAAATACGCACCTTGACGGGACATTCAGCTGATGTCAATTTTGTCGCCTTCAGCCCAGACGGTCAAAAAATTGCTACGGGCAGCGATGACAAGACTATTCGAGTATGGAACTTGATTACAGGAGAGACACTAGCTACCCTAAGAGGACATTCAGCTCCGGTTTGGTCTGTTGCTTTCAGCCGAGATGGACAGACTCTAGTTAGTGGTAGTGCAGACAAGAAAATCGCCCTTTGGCATCTATCGCCGTAATAGGGAGCAGGGAGCAGTGTGAATAAGAGAGACAAGGGAGACAAGGAGGACAAGAGAGACAGGGGGAGAAGAGAGAAAAAAATTCTCCCTTGCGTCCTCCCACACTTCCCACACTTCCCACACTTCCTACGCCCTACTCCCTGCTCCCTTTGAATTAAAACATTTTAGGGACGCGGATTTGGTAATCTATTCTTGTCCCTAGAAAGATGCGCAATGGCTCGGCAACCCAAGATAATTGTTGTGGCGAATGGTAAAGGTGGCGTGGGTAAAACCACAACAAGTATGGCTTTGGCAGGAATTCTTGCCGAGCATTACAAAGTCTTAGCGGTCGATGCCGACGTTCAAGGCAGTTTTTCTTGGTGGGTCGATCGCGGCGAACAAAAAATGGGTTTCGATTTAGTACAGGAAACCGATCCTTTACTATTGGGTAAATTGAAGCAAATAGAGGAATACGAACTCGTCGTTGTCGATACGCCACCAGCGCTCAACTCGGAATCGTTGGCAGCAGCGATCGCAGCGGCAGATTATTTATTGTTACCAACGCCGCCAGCACCGATGGATTTAGCTATCCTAGTTGAGACAGTCAGACGTGCAGTCGTACCATCAGGGGTAGCCCATCGCGTCCTTCTAACGCGAGTCGATCCTCGCAGTTGGACGGAAGCGCAAGCAGCTCAAAACACCCTTAAAGAACTCGGTATTCCAGCTTGCAAGACTGTCATCCGCGCTTATAAAGCCCACGAACGAGCAGCTTTAGATGGCGTGCCAATCGTCCAGTGGCGAGGAAAGCACGCAAAAGAGGCACAATTAGATTACCGTAAAGTTGCCGACGAAATGGAGAGGGATTGGAGGAAGTTATGGTGAGAAAAAATCTATCCGATTTATTGAAAGAAGAGGCGCAAAAGTCTGCCGAACCGCAGGAGATTACGGTAGAAGCAAAACTTGTTGTGGAGGAACCCACGTCAGAAGAGACAGATTCTGAATCTGCCACAAATCATCGTCGTACCAGTCCCACTAAAGCCGAACTGGAAACCACAGTGAAAGAAATACAAGTAGCGCTCGAAGCAGCCCAAACCGAGAATAAGGAGTTGCGATCGCAACTCCAAGACCAAAAAGCTTTAGTTGAAAAAGTTGAAAAGTTGCAAGTAGAACTCGACCAAGCCAAAGAAACAATTTTGAAACTGACAGAAACAAACACTAAATCTAGCTCCAAAACAAACTCTAAACCTGCCTCTAAACCTGCTTCTAAACCTGCTAGTTCTGCCTTAGCTAGACCAGTACAATCTTACGCCCTACCTGACATGTCCTCATCTGCGTTTTCAGATAAAGATATTGGGTGGTTTGATTAATATTTTATTGATAGCCCGCTGCTTGCAGGCGAAACAAATGAGCATAGCGTCCTCCCGCCTGCAATAATTCTTCGTGAGTTCCCTGTTCTACCACTTTTCCACCAGATAAAACCATAATTTTGTCTGCCATTCTGACGGTAGAAAAGCGATGGGAGATCAGAATTGCCATCTGATTTTGAGTTAGCGATCGCAAGCGTTCAAAAATTTGAAATTCTGCTTCCGCATCCATAGCGGCTGTGGGTTCGTCTAGAACTAAAATATCTGCTTTATTCCGCATAAAAGCGCGAGACAAAGCTATTTTTTGCCACTGTCCTCCCGATAATTCTTGTCCGCCGCGAAACCATTTACCTAATTGCGTTCCAAAGCTTTCTGGTAATTGTTCGATGACAGGTAGCGCCATTCCTTTGTCTGCTGCTACTTGCCACAGTTCTCTATCTTCAATGCGGGTAACATCACCGACACCAATATTTTCACCTACAGTAAATTGGTAGCGAATAAAGTCCTGAAATATTACCCCAATTCGTCTTTGTAAAACTCCTAGATCCCATGCTTGCAAGTCTAAACCGTCAAGTAAAATTCGCCCTTTATCTGGATTATATAATCGAGTTAATAACTTAATTAAAGTTGTTTTACCAGAGCCGTTTTCACCAACTATGGCTAACTTTTCTCCAGCTCGAATCCGAAACGAAACATTGTTCAAAGCAAGTTTATTACTACCAGGATAAATAAAAGAGACATTTTCAAATCGAATGCCATCTCCAGGTATTAAACCTTGGGTAGCTTTGCCTTTAGGTAAAGAAATAGGTTGTTCTAAAAATTCGTATAAATTAGATAAATAGAGATTATCTTCATACATTCCGCCAATACTAGTTAAAGTGCTAGAAAAAGTCGTTTGTCCCTGACGGAATACCATCAAATACATCGTCATATCACCTAGCGAAAGTCGTCCGGCGATCGCTTCAACAACAATCCAAGCATAGGCAAGATAAAACGCTGCCGTACTCAACAAACTTAATAAATATCCCCACACACCACGCCGCAGAGTTAAATCTCGATCTTCCCCATATAGCCGATTAAAGATCGAACGGTAACGTTCTAACAACATCGCCCCCAACTGGTATAACTTTACTTCCTTAGCAAAGTCTTCGCGAGCGATCAAAGTTTCTAAATAAGTCTGTTCCCTTGTTTCCGGCGCACGCCACCGAAATAGGCGAAAAGCTTGCCCAGCAAATCGCGTCTCCGCAATAAATGCAGGTACGGCTGACAACAACAATACTATGACTGCCCAGAAAGAAAACTGTAGCAGCAAGCCCCCGTAGGTCACAAGAGAAATCGCATTTTGGACAATACTAAACGTGCTACTCACTAAAGACAACGGACGACTAGAAGCTTCTCTTCTCGCCCTAGTCATCTTGTCGTAGAATTCTGAATCTTCAAAATGGATGAGGTCTAAAGTTAACGCCTTCTGCAAAATTAAGAGATTGACTTTTTGTCCCAGCAACACTCGCAACAAAGACTGGGATATTGTTAATCCTCTCTGACTTCCTGCAAGTAATGCGACTAAAATCGCCTCAATTCCCAAGTAGCCTAGTGTAATCAGGCGATCGCGTTCTAATCCCGACTGATGGGCTAAAACCACACCATCGACGATTAACTTACCCACATAGGCGATCGCGGCTGGGAGTAAACCCGCTACCACAGTCACAATCGCTAAAACAAAGGTTAGGGCGCGACTTGTCTGCCAAACTAATCCTACTGCTCTGCCTGTATACTGGAACACCTGCGATCCTTGTTTCAATTGTGTCAGCAGTCTTCGCAAGATGTTTCGTGGCTTTGGCATTTTTGGAATTGATGATTACTGGTGCGAAGGGCGCACATCTGTGCGCCCCTACTAGTGCGATCGCTAATTTTTATGTTCGTAATACTCGGAAATATGTTCGTAGACGTGTTCTGGAAATTGTAGATCCTTATACACATTACCTGCATCAGGATCGTCAGCATTGGGACAAATAGGAAAATCTTGGTGCTGTTGCCATTCTAATATCCGTTCCCGTTTGGGCGGATTGTAGTCTTTGGCTTGTACCTGGTGGTAGAGGCTGCGTGCTTCTGTTTCACTACAGTCTTTATCTTTAGTCAGGTAGTTAATTAATTCTTCTTCACTCAAAAAATGACGCGCCACCATCGCAAACACCAACCTACCGTAGTGTCCGATATCCTCACCTGCATCTAAGGCATCCAGAAGATGCGCCATCATCCCATTTTTTCGTAATTCTGCCACTGCCATAACTCATCGTTCTCCCGATAACTACTTCTTATATAGTACACATGAACTATATATGTTGTTGGTTGTTGGTCACTGGTCACTGTCTCTCATAAGGGCGGGTTTTGAGAGAAGATTTGTCCTTGAGGCTGTTTATTTGTTTGCTAAACCCGTCCCTACGGTTCCTGACAACTGGTCACTGGTCACTGGTCACTGACTTAATGGGGGGTCGCCAGCAAAGGTATGCTAATGGACCCAGCAGTGGTACTAGCGCTATCATCCAAAACAGTTGGGAATTGCTGAGATAACCTCGCCGTGCCATGTCATCACCCAATACAGTTGGGAACAACAAGCAAAATAGACAAAATGCTAAACTCATGCCATTGATAAAGCGATCGCCTAGAAATTGCTGAAGATAATTTCCCCAGTCACCGAAAATAATTCCAAAACCCAATAAACTCAAAGTAAATAAAGTCAGAAGTAACCCTGTAATGCGGGAATCTAACAACTGCAAAAAAGCATCTTTCTGCCCTGTAAACTCTTGATTTGCTTCTCGTAAAGCCAAATAAGGAATTAAACCAATTACCCCCGTGCCTATAGAGGCGATCGCAAAAGGATAAAACGGTAACTTCTGCATCCTGCCATCAAAGAAAAGCACGCAACTGTAGAGAGCAATACAAACGCCAATTAGGGCAAACAAAGACAAAATTACTGGGTTGACACTTGCCCACTGAAACGTCAATATTTTTATCAATAAATTCAAGGTTTCTTGCCAGTGAATCGGCGGGGCAAGAAACAATACATAGATGAGAAATCCCGCCCAAATCGTCCATAAAGCAATTTTTCTGTTCATATCACCACTTGCTGACTTGCCACTGCCGAACTATCCTCTGGTAGAGGCGGACGCACGCACAAATAAACTAAAGAACCAAATAAAGGAATTAACGCCGTCAGCCAAAAAATTACCGAATTATTCATACCTCTGCGTGCCATATCATCCCTTAATAAAGCAGGGAATAAAACACACAATAAGCAAAAATCCAAACTCATAACATGAATAAAACGGCTAGTCTGCCACTGCTGAAAAAAGTCTGTCCAGTCTCCCTTTCCTAAACCGTATGCAACTAACGCGATCGCAACTATACTCAAAACAACACCCGTTAGCCGCGCATCCAGTAACTTGAGAAATAGATTTTTTTGACCTGGAAATGTTGGATTCGGCTGACGTAATGCCAAATAAGGCAATAAAGCAAATGCGCCTACACCCATTGATATAGTCGCAAATATCCAGGCAGGGATCTTTTGTCCTCTACCGTCAATAAACAGTAAGCAACTGTAAATTAGCGGAAAAACTCCCATCAAATTAAACAGGGAGATAACTAAAGGATTAATTCCCGCCCACTTGCCCGTAGAAAGATTTGTAATTAATTCCAGTGTATCTGGTTGGTTGGGAGGCGCGAATGCGAAAGCGTAAGTCATAAATCCTAGCCACAGCAACCAAAATCCAATCCTTCTGCTCATCATCAGTTAAATAGGTAGAGTAAAATTACATCTGGCAATAGATTTAGGCGAATAGAATTCGCAGAACTACACAAACAAAGTCCGCCTGCGCGGACTGAGAAATTTTCATGCTTTTGAACCTGCGGAGGCAGGTTTTGTCTGTGTAGCCCCGACTTACAGTCGCTTAGTGTTCTTTAATTTTTGCGATCGCCCAAGCTATTTATAAAGATACTTAAATAGAATCTTCCGTTCGCTCTCTTAAATCTTAAAATCGCTCTCTTTTACTCGCTTACACCTAAAGGAAGAGTTATTAGTCATTTACCAGTTATCAGCTATCGGTTATTAGTTTATTCCAACTTACGACTTACAACTTACGACTTACAAATTTCTCTCAACATCTTTTCTGCTTGCCCAATAAAGTGACGATTGTGTTTAGAGTTTTACAATATGCCAAAGAAGCATCGCCATACTTATAATCTCGTGCTAACTGGAGAAGTGTTTGCAGATAACTTTTAGCTAGCTCGAATTTTTTATAATACATCGCTACACCAGCCTATAGTTAGGATGCCTAATTTAACTCATAAAACTGAACTTTGTGATGTAGAGAGGATATAGAACGTGTATTGGCGATCGCGCATGAGAAGCACATTAGAATTATTTATATTTTTCCTCGTAGGGTGGGCAGCGCCACCTTCAGCTCAATCCTCAAGCTCATTTATCTAGAGAGCGTTTAGAACGCATTCTAACAATCGCATATTAGAATTATTTATGGATATAATTGATAAATGACTCGCGAGTTGTTGACTCACTTCGGCATAACATAAAGTGCCAAATTAAGAAGGCTGCTTAAACAAATGCAACATTACTCTGTGGTGATGCTTTAGCTACAAAAGCTCAGTATAGTTAGGGTTTGATAGATTTAACCAGAACGCTTCAATTTATAAATCTAAAAGCAATTTCATAATTTGAAAAGTGCTTTACTAGCCTTAATAAATCGCTAAATAATTTAATAATGCTTCTATGTGCGAATGCACAAGGACTGAGTTAGTTTTGATTCGCAATAAGTTAGCTTTATTGCATTTAGCTATTGAATTGCGCTATTAAAACTACACCTCAATACGGTATCTAGTGAATTTAATTACAGTAGTTTCTCTTCGGCTTCATGCCGAGGGAGATTTCGTTTGTCTGTACTGTTTTGCTAATTCAGATTAATAACAACGGATTAGCTAATTGGAGGATTTAGTAAAGTAAATGGCAACTAAATTTCCCAAATTTAGCCAAGATCTCGCACAAGATCCGACCACTCGTCGGATATGGTATGGGATTGCTACCGCCCACGACTTTGAAAGTCAC from Chroococcidiopsis sp. SAG 2025 harbors:
- a CDS encoding ParA family protein; protein product: MARQPKIIVVANGKGGVGKTTTSMALAGILAEHYKVLAVDADVQGSFSWWVDRGEQKMGFDLVQETDPLLLGKLKQIEEYELVVVDTPPALNSESLAAAIAAADYLLLPTPPAPMDLAILVETVRRAVVPSGVAHRVLLTRVDPRSWTEAQAAQNTLKELGIPACKTVIRAYKAHERAALDGVPIVQWRGKHAKEAQLDYRKVADEMERDWRKLW
- a CDS encoding ABC transporter ATP-binding protein → MPKPRNILRRLLTQLKQGSQVFQYTGRAVGLVWQTSRALTFVLAIVTVVAGLLPAAIAYVGKLIVDGVVLAHQSGLERDRLITLGYLGIEAILVALLAGSQRGLTISQSLLRVLLGQKVNLLILQKALTLDLIHFEDSEFYDKMTRARREASSRPLSLVSSTFSIVQNAISLVTYGGLLLQFSFWAVIVLLLSAVPAFIAETRFAGQAFRLFRWRAPETREQTYLETLIAREDFAKEVKLYQLGAMLLERYRSIFNRLYGEDRDLTLRRGVWGYLLSLLSTAAFYLAYAWIVVEAIAGRLSLGDMTMYLMVFRQGQTTFSSTLTSIGGMYEDNLYLSNLYEFLEQPISLPKGKATQGLIPGDGIRFENVSFIYPGSNKLALNNVSFRIRAGEKLAIVGENGSGKTTLIKLLTRLYNPDKGRILLDGLDLQAWDLGVLQRRIGVIFQDFIRYQFTVGENIGVGDVTRIEDRELWQVAADKGMALPVIEQLPESFGTQLGKWFRGGQELSGGQWQKIALSRAFMRNKADILVLDEPTAAMDAEAEFQIFERLRSLTQNQMAILISHRFSTVRMADKIMVLSGGKVVEQGTHEELLQAGGRYAHLFRLQAAGYQ
- a CDS encoding DUF2834 domain-containing protein encodes the protein MSRRIGFWLLWLGFMTYAFAFAPPNQPDTLELITNLSTGKWAGINPLVISLFNLMGVFPLIYSCLLFIDGRGQKIPAWIFATISMGVGAFALLPYLALRQPNPTFPGQKNLFLKLLDARLTGVVLSIVAIALVAYGLGKGDWTDFFQQWQTSRFIHVMSLDFCLLCVLFPALLRDDMARRGMNNSVIFWLTALIPLFGSLVYLCVRPPLPEDSSAVASQQVVI